From Pseudomonas sp. B21-028, one genomic window encodes:
- the glnA gene encoding glutamate--ammonia ligase, translated as MSKSVQLIKDHDVKWIDLRFTDTKGTQHHVTMPARDALDDDFFEIGKMFDGSSISGWKGIEASDMILMPDDETAVLDPFTEEPTLILVCDIIEPSTMQGYDRDPRAIAHRAEEYLKSTGIGDTAFFGPEPEFFIFDSVKFKSDISGSMFKIFSEQGSWMSDQDVEGGNKGHRPGVKGGYFPVPPFDFDHEIRTSMCNALEEMGQTVEVHHHEVATAGQNEIGVKFNTLVKKADEVQTLKYVVHNVADAYGRTATFMPKPLYGDNGSGMHVHVSISKDGKNTFAGEGYAGLSDTALYFIGGIIKHGKALNGFTNPSTNSYKRLVPGFEAPVMLAYSARNRSASIRIPYVNSPKARRIEARFPDPAANPYLAFAALMMAGLDGIQNKIHPGDAADKNLYDLPPEEAKEIPQVCGSLKEALEELDKGRAFLTKGGVFSDDFIDAYIALKSEEEIKVRTFVHPLEYELYYSC; from the coding sequence ATGTCGAAGTCGGTTCAACTCATCAAAGATCATGACGTCAAGTGGATTGATCTGCGCTTCACTGACACCAAAGGCACTCAACATCACGTGACCATGCCGGCCCGCGATGCCCTGGATGACGATTTCTTCGAAATCGGCAAGATGTTCGACGGCTCCTCCATCTCTGGCTGGAAAGGCATCGAAGCATCCGACATGATCCTGATGCCGGACGACGAAACCGCCGTCCTGGATCCGTTCACCGAAGAGCCGACCCTGATCCTGGTCTGCGACATCATCGAACCTTCGACCATGCAAGGCTATGACCGCGACCCACGCGCCATCGCCCACCGTGCCGAGGAATACCTGAAGTCCACCGGCATCGGCGACACCGCTTTCTTCGGTCCTGAGCCTGAGTTCTTCATCTTCGACTCGGTCAAATTCAAGTCCGACATCTCCGGCTCCATGTTCAAGATCTTCTCCGAACAAGGTTCGTGGATGTCCGACCAAGACGTGGAAGGCGGTAACAAAGGCCACCGTCCAGGCGTGAAAGGCGGCTACTTCCCAGTACCACCGTTCGACTTCGACCACGAAATCCGTACCTCCATGTGCAACGCACTGGAAGAAATGGGCCAGACCGTGGAAGTTCACCACCACGAAGTGGCGACTGCCGGCCAGAACGAAATCGGCGTGAAGTTCAACACGCTGGTCAAGAAGGCTGACGAAGTCCAGACCCTGAAGTATGTCGTGCACAACGTTGCCGATGCCTACGGCCGCACCGCGACCTTCATGCCGAAGCCACTGTACGGCGACAACGGTTCGGGCATGCACGTTCACGTGTCGATCTCCAAAGACGGCAAGAACACCTTCGCAGGCGAAGGCTATGCCGGCCTGTCGGACACCGCCCTGTACTTCATCGGCGGCATCATCAAGCACGGTAAGGCCCTGAACGGCTTCACCAACCCGTCGACCAACTCCTACAAGCGTCTGGTCCCAGGCTTCGAAGCACCGGTAATGCTGGCCTACTCGGCTCGCAACCGTTCCGCCTCGATCCGTATTCCTTACGTGAACAGCCCTAAGGCTCGCCGTATCGAAGCCCGCTTCCCGGATCCGGCCGCCAACCCGTACCTGGCCTTCGCCGCACTGATGATGGCCGGTCTGGACGGTATCCAGAACAAGATCCACCCTGGCGATGCCGCTGACAAAAACCTGTATGACCTGCCGCCTGAAGAGGCCAAGGAAATCCCGCAGGTTTGCGGCAGCCTGAAAGAAGCCCTGGAAGAGCTGGACAAGGGCCGTGCGTTCCTGACCAAGGGCGGCGTATTCAGCGATGACTTCATCGACGCTTACATCGCACTGAAAAGCGAAGAAGAAATCAAGGTTCGCACCTTCGTACACCCACTGGAATATGAGCTGTACTACAGCTGCTGA
- the thiI gene encoding tRNA uracil 4-sulfurtransferase ThiI — translation MKLIVKVFPEITIKSRPVRTRFIRQLAKNIRAVLRDLDPVVVVNGVWDNLELETRVSEPRILKEMTERLTCMPGIAHFLQVDEYPLGDFDDIVAKCKQHYGDALAGRIFSVRCKRAGKHPFSSMDVDRYVGSQLRQQCGAAGISLKNPQVEVRIEIRDQRLFVIHSQHNGIGGYPLGALEQTLVLMSGGFDSTVAAYQIMRRGLMSHFCFFNLGGRAHELGVMEVAHFIWKKYGSSQRVLFVSVPFEEVLGEILGKVDDSHMGVILKRMMLRAASSIADRLHIDALVTGEAISQVSSQTLPNLSVIDCVTEKLVLRPLIASHKQDIIDTANAIGTAEFARHMPEYCGVISVNPKTAAKRGRVEHEEKEFDMAVLERALENARLVPIDRVIDELGQDIKVEEVGEALAGQIIIDIRHPDDAEDDPLSVAGIEVQTMPFYAVNARFKELDPTRQYLLYCDKGVMSRLHAHHLLSEGHANVRVYRPS, via the coding sequence ATGAAACTAATCGTAAAAGTCTTCCCCGAAATCACCATCAAGAGCCGCCCGGTCCGGACGCGTTTCATCCGGCAGTTGGCTAAGAACATCCGTGCCGTGCTCCGTGATCTGGACCCGGTCGTGGTGGTGAATGGCGTGTGGGACAATCTCGAGCTGGAAACCCGCGTCAGCGAACCCAGGATCCTGAAGGAAATGACCGAGCGGCTGACCTGCATGCCGGGCATCGCGCATTTCCTGCAGGTGGATGAATATCCGCTGGGGGATTTCGACGACATCGTTGCCAAATGCAAGCAGCATTATGGCGATGCGTTGGCCGGCAGGATTTTTTCGGTACGTTGCAAGCGTGCGGGCAAGCATCCGTTCAGTTCGATGGATGTGGACCGCTACGTCGGCAGCCAGCTGCGCCAGCAGTGCGGCGCCGCCGGTATTTCGTTGAAAAACCCGCAGGTTGAAGTACGCATCGAAATTCGCGACCAGCGGTTGTTCGTCATCCACAGCCAGCACAACGGCATCGGCGGGTATCCGCTGGGGGCCCTGGAGCAGACGCTGGTGCTGATGTCCGGCGGCTTCGACTCCACGGTCGCGGCCTACCAGATCATGCGGCGCGGCCTGATGAGCCATTTCTGCTTCTTCAACCTCGGCGGGCGTGCCCATGAGCTGGGCGTGATGGAAGTGGCGCACTTCATCTGGAAGAAGTACGGCAGCTCCCAACGCGTGTTATTTGTGAGTGTGCCGTTCGAAGAAGTTCTGGGGGAAATCCTCGGTAAAGTCGACGACAGTCATATGGGCGTCATTTTGAAGCGTATGATGTTGCGTGCCGCGTCCAGTATCGCCGATCGCTTGCACATCGATGCGCTGGTCACCGGCGAGGCGATTTCCCAGGTATCGAGCCAGACGCTGCCGAACCTCTCGGTTATCGACTGCGTGACCGAAAAACTCGTGCTGCGCCCGCTGATCGCCAGCCACAAGCAGGACATCATCGACACGGCCAACGCGATTGGCACCGCCGAGTTTGCCCGGCACATGCCCGAATACTGCGGCGTCATCTCGGTCAACCCGAAGACCGCCGCCAAGCGCGGGCGCGTGGAGCATGAAGAGAAAGAATTCGACATGGCGGTGCTCGAGCGTGCGCTCGAAAACGCCAGGCTGGTCCCGATCGATCGAGTGATCGACGAATTGGGCCAGGACATCAAGGTTGAAGAAGTCGGCGAAGCGCTGGCCGGTCAGATCATCATCGACATCCGTCACCCGGACGACGCTGAAGACGACCCGTTGAGCGTTGCCGGTATCGAGGTACAAACGATGCCGTTCTATGCAGTGAACGCGCGTTTCAAGGAACTGGACCCTACTCGCCAGTACCTGCTGTATTGCGACAAAGGCGTGATGAGTCGCCTGCATGCCCACCATCTGCTCAGTGAGGGGCATGCCAATGTGCGCGTTTATCGACCGAGCTAA
- the typA gene encoding translational GTPase TypA, producing MIENLRNIAIIAHVDHGKTTLVDKLLRQSGTLERNELNDERVMDSNDQEKERGITILAKNTAINWNGYHINIVDTPGHADFGGEVERVMSMVDSVLLLVDAQDGPMPQTRFVTKKAFEAGLKPIVVINKVDRPGARPDWVLDQIFDLFDNLGATDEQLDFKVVYASALNGIAGLDHTDMAEDMTPLYQSIVDNVPAPDVDRDGPFQMQISALDYNSFLGVIGVGRIARGTVKPNTPVVAIGADGKKRNGRILKLMGHHGLHRVDVEEAAAGDIVCISGMEALFISDTLCHPDTVEAMKPLTVDEPTVSMTFQVNDSPFCGKEGKFVTSRNIKERLDKELLYNVALRVEEGDSADKFKVSGRGELHLSVLIETMRREGFEMAVGRPEVIIRLVDGVKHEPFENVTIDLPEESQGKVMEEMGLRKGDLTNMVPDGKGRVRLEYNIPARGLIGFRNQFLTLTNGAGILTSIFDRYDVMKSGDMSGRQNGVLVSVETGKALTYSLETLQARGKLFVEHGQEVYGGQIVGLNSRDNDLGVNPTKGKKLDNMRASGKDETIALVPPVRFTLEQALEFIQDDELCEVTPKSIRLRKKILDESERTRAAKKAKA from the coding sequence GTGATCGAAAATCTACGCAACATCGCCATCATTGCCCACGTTGACCATGGTAAGACCACCCTGGTAGACAAACTCTTGCGTCAATCCGGCACTCTGGAGCGCAACGAGCTCAACGACGAGCGCGTGATGGACTCCAACGACCAGGAAAAAGAGCGTGGTATTACCATCCTGGCGAAAAACACCGCCATCAACTGGAACGGCTACCACATCAACATCGTGGACACCCCGGGCCACGCCGACTTCGGTGGTGAAGTAGAGCGCGTGATGTCGATGGTCGACTCCGTGCTGCTGCTGGTCGATGCCCAGGACGGCCCTATGCCGCAAACCCGCTTCGTGACCAAGAAAGCGTTCGAAGCCGGCCTCAAGCCGATCGTCGTGATCAACAAGGTCGACCGTCCGGGCGCGCGTCCTGACTGGGTTCTGGACCAGATCTTCGACCTGTTCGACAACCTGGGTGCCACCGACGAACAGTTGGACTTCAAAGTCGTCTACGCCTCGGCCCTGAACGGTATTGCCGGTCTGGACCACACCGACATGGCTGAAGACATGACCCCGCTGTACCAGTCGATCGTCGACAACGTACCGGCGCCGGATGTTGACCGTGACGGTCCGTTCCAGATGCAGATCTCGGCTCTGGACTACAACAGCTTCCTGGGTGTTATCGGCGTTGGCCGTATCGCTCGTGGTACCGTCAAACCGAACACTCCGGTCGTGGCCATTGGTGCCGACGGCAAGAAGCGTAACGGTCGTATCCTGAAGCTGATGGGCCACCACGGTCTGCACCGTGTGGATGTTGAAGAAGCAGCTGCTGGCGACATCGTTTGCATCAGCGGTATGGAAGCGCTGTTCATCTCCGACACCCTGTGCCACCCGGACACGGTCGAAGCGATGAAGCCGCTGACCGTTGATGAGCCAACCGTTTCCATGACTTTCCAGGTCAACGATTCGCCGTTCTGCGGTAAAGAAGGCAAGTTCGTGACTTCCCGCAACATCAAGGAACGTCTGGACAAAGAGCTGCTCTACAACGTTGCACTGCGCGTTGAAGAAGGTGACTCGGCCGACAAGTTCAAGGTTTCCGGTCGTGGTGAGCTGCACCTCTCGGTACTGATCGAAACCATGCGTCGCGAAGGCTTCGAAATGGCTGTAGGCCGTCCGGAAGTGATCATCCGTCTGGTTGACGGCGTGAAGCATGAACCGTTCGAAAACGTCACCATCGACCTGCCGGAAGAATCCCAGGGCAAGGTGATGGAAGAGATGGGCCTGCGTAAGGGCGACCTGACCAACATGGTGCCGGATGGCAAAGGCCGTGTTCGTCTGGAATACAACATCCCTGCTCGTGGTCTGATCGGTTTCCGTAACCAGTTCCTGACCCTGACCAACGGTGCTGGCATCCTGACCTCGATCTTCGATCGTTACGACGTGATGAAGTCCGGCGACATGTCCGGCCGTCAGAACGGCGTTCTGGTTTCGGTAGAAACCGGCAAGGCGCTGACCTACTCCCTGGAAACCCTTCAGGCGCGTGGCAAGCTGTTCGTCGAGCACGGCCAGGAAGTCTACGGTGGCCAGATCGTTGGTTTGAACAGCCGCGACAACGACCTGGGTGTGAACCCTACCAAGGGCAAGAAGCTCGACAACATGCGTGCTTCGGGTAAAGACGAAACCATCGCCCTGGTTCCACCTGTTCGCTTCACCCTGGAACAGGCCCTGGAATTCATCCAGGACGACGAGTTGTGCGAAGTGACGCCGAAGTCCATCCGTCTTCGCAAGAAGATCCTGGACGAAAGCGAGCGTACCCGCGCTGCCAAGAAAGCCAAGGCTTGA
- a CDS encoding YkgJ family cysteine cluster protein: MMKPNLIAAAEIDRLDTWAKYSAPMCGSCVSSCCTLPVEVKIKDLIRIGIVDEFELGDPPKNIAKRLQKEGIVERYNQKSEIFTLQRMSNNDCLYLDRKSRLCTIYEKRPDTCRNHPRVGPRPGYCAYKPKEVERERNPRTLDRF; this comes from the coding sequence ATGATGAAGCCCAACCTGATCGCCGCCGCGGAGATCGACCGACTCGATACCTGGGCCAAGTACTCCGCCCCTATGTGCGGTTCCTGCGTGTCGAGCTGCTGCACGCTCCCGGTCGAGGTCAAGATCAAGGACCTGATCCGGATCGGCATTGTCGACGAATTCGAATTGGGCGACCCACCTAAAAACATCGCCAAGCGCCTGCAGAAGGAAGGGATCGTCGAGCGTTACAACCAGAAGTCGGAGATTTTCACGCTCCAGCGCATGAGCAACAACGATTGCCTTTATCTGGACCGCAAGAGCCGCCTGTGCACCATTTACGAGAAACGCCCGGACACCTGCCGCAATCATCCGCGGGTCGGGCCACGGCCGGGGTATTGCGCGTACAAGCCCAAGGAAGTGGAGCGCGAGCGCAATCCGCGGACGCTGGATCGGTTTTGA
- a CDS encoding glycogen/starch/alpha-glucan phosphorylase, producing the protein MTQEPLVREAEVAAFRDAVLTKLTYAVGKDPDHAFDHDWFEAIALAARDHMVEHWMDHTRQIYRKGQKRVYYLSLEFLIGRLLYDSLSNLGLLDTAREALTELGVDLERIRLLEPDAALGNGGLGRLAACFMESMSTLGIAAHGYGIRYEHGLFRQAIVDGWQQEQTEHWLDFGNPWEFERPEVVYPIGFGGSVETVTDDTGKTRQVWSPGETVRAIAYDTPVVGWRGASVNTLRLWRARAVEDLHLERFNAGDHLGAVAEVARAESISRVLYPADSTEAGQELRLRQEYFFVAASLQDLLRRHRNMHTSVLTLGDHAAIQLNDTHPSIAVAELMRQLVDVYDVAWDAAWQITQDTLSYTNHTLLPEALETWPVGLMERMLPRHMQIIYLINAQHIDSLRAKGVHDFDVLRAVSLIEEDNGRRVRMGNLAFLGSHSVNGVSGLHTQLMRSTVFSELHKLYPERINNKTNGVTFRRWLFQANPELTSMMIDALGPSVLDNPEERLIELEPFADKQAFRKLFAEQRLHSKKALAYLIHERLGIAVNPAAMFDVQVKRIHEYKRQLLNLMHTVALYQAIRAEPEVDWVPRVKIFAGKAAASYHQAKLIIKLTNDIARVVNNDPTVRGLLKVVFLPNYNVSLAESIIPAADLSEQISTAGFEASGTSNMKFGLNGALTIGTMDGANVEIHERVGGEHMFIFGLTAEQVEARKRNGEFSAAPDIAASHRLSDVLQAIRGGVFSPDDPMRYTGLVDSLVDYDRFLVCADFDAYWNAQAKAEERWHDSKQWWRSAVLNTARMGWFSSDRTIREYATDIWKALE; encoded by the coding sequence ATGACTCAAGAACCACTTGTTCGCGAGGCCGAAGTGGCCGCATTTCGCGACGCCGTGTTGACCAAACTCACTTATGCCGTCGGCAAGGACCCGGATCATGCGTTTGATCACGATTGGTTCGAAGCCATTGCCCTTGCAGCCCGCGACCACATGGTCGAGCACTGGATGGACCACACGCGACAGATCTATCGCAAGGGCCAGAAGCGGGTCTACTACCTTTCCCTGGAGTTCCTCATCGGGCGCTTGCTCTACGACAGCCTGAGCAATCTCGGCCTGCTGGACACCGCCCGCGAAGCCTTGACCGAACTGGGTGTGGATCTGGAGCGCATTCGCCTGCTCGAGCCCGACGCGGCGCTGGGCAATGGCGGCCTCGGCCGGTTGGCGGCGTGCTTCATGGAAAGCATGTCGACCCTCGGCATCGCCGCCCATGGCTATGGCATTCGTTACGAGCACGGCCTGTTTCGCCAGGCCATCGTCGACGGTTGGCAGCAGGAGCAGACCGAGCACTGGCTGGATTTCGGCAACCCGTGGGAGTTCGAGCGGCCGGAAGTGGTCTACCCGATCGGCTTCGGCGGTAGCGTCGAGACCGTCACCGACGACACCGGCAAGACCCGGCAGGTCTGGTCTCCGGGTGAAACCGTGCGGGCCATCGCCTATGACACCCCGGTCGTGGGCTGGCGGGGTGCGAGCGTGAACACCCTGCGCCTGTGGCGCGCCCGGGCCGTGGAAGACCTGCATCTGGAGCGCTTCAATGCCGGTGATCACCTCGGTGCCGTGGCCGAGGTCGCCCGGGCCGAAAGTATTTCCCGCGTGCTCTACCCGGCCGACAGCACCGAGGCGGGCCAGGAACTGCGCCTGCGCCAGGAATATTTCTTCGTTGCCGCTTCGTTGCAGGACCTGTTGCGCCGGCATCGCAACATGCACACCTCGGTACTGACCCTGGGCGATCACGCGGCGATCCAGCTCAACGACACCCACCCGTCCATCGCCGTGGCCGAGCTGATGCGTCAACTGGTGGACGTCTACGACGTGGCCTGGGACGCGGCCTGGCAGATCACCCAGGACACGCTGTCGTACACCAACCACACGTTGCTGCCCGAAGCCCTGGAAACCTGGCCGGTGGGGTTGATGGAGCGCATGCTGCCGCGGCATATGCAGATCATTTACCTGATCAACGCCCAGCACATCGATTCGCTGCGGGCCAAGGGTGTGCACGATTTCGACGTGCTGCGCGCGGTGTCGCTGATCGAAGAGGACAACGGTCGCCGGGTGCGCATGGGCAACCTCGCGTTCCTCGGTTCCCACAGCGTCAACGGCGTGTCCGGGTTGCACACGCAACTGATGCGCAGCACGGTGTTCTCGGAACTGCACAAGCTCTACCCGGAGCGGATCAACAACAAGACCAACGGCGTCACCTTCCGCCGCTGGTTGTTCCAGGCCAACCCGGAACTGACCTCGATGATGATCGATGCCCTGGGCCCGAGCGTGCTCGACAACCCTGAGGAGCGCCTGATCGAGCTGGAGCCGTTCGCCGACAAGCAGGCATTTCGCAAACTGTTCGCCGAGCAGCGCCTGCACAGCAAGAAGGCCCTGGCCTACCTGATCCATGAGCGCTTGGGCATTGCCGTGAACCCGGCGGCGATGTTCGACGTGCAGGTCAAGCGGATCCACGAGTACAAGCGTCAGTTGCTCAACCTGATGCACACCGTGGCGCTGTACCAGGCGATTCGCGCCGAGCCGGAGGTGGACTGGGTGCCGCGGGTGAAAATTTTCGCCGGCAAGGCCGCCGCCAGCTATCACCAGGCCAAGCTGATCATCAAGTTGACCAACGACATCGCCCGGGTGGTGAACAACGACCCGACCGTGCGCGGCCTGCTCAAAGTGGTGTTTCTGCCCAACTACAACGTCAGTCTGGCCGAAAGCATCATCCCGGCAGCGGACCTGTCGGAGCAGATCTCCACGGCCGGTTTCGAAGCGTCGGGCACCAGTAACATGAAGTTCGGCCTCAACGGCGCGCTGACCATCGGCACCATGGATGGCGCCAACGTGGAAATACATGAACGGGTAGGGGGTGAGCACATGTTCATCTTCGGCCTGACGGCCGAGCAGGTGGAAGCGCGCAAGCGCAACGGTGAATTCAGCGCCGCGCCGGACATTGCCGCGTCCCATCGCCTCAGCGATGTGTTGCAGGCGATTCGTGGCGGGGTGTTCTCGCCGGACGATCCGATGCGCTACACCGGCCTGGTGGATTCGCTGGTGGACTATGACCGCTTCCTGGTCTGCGCCGATTTCGACGCTTACTGGAACGCCCAGGCCAAGGCCGAAGAACGCTGGCACGATTCCAAGCAGTGGTGGCGTTCGGCGGTGCTCAACACGGCACGCATGGGCTGGTTCTCCTCCGACCGGACCATCCGCGAATATGCCACCGACATCTGGAAAGCACTGGAATAG